ACATGGCTACATGGCCTCGTAGACGCGCTAGGCACGCtcgttgagattgagaccaGCCCTTCATCTCAGACCAGGAAGGGGAACGTCAAATCTGTTGCAGCAGCGCTCGTGCCCTGTCCGTCAGATGCTCAGATGCTCGGCCTTTCCAGGGCAACCAGGGTAAAACACCCCAAAGGCCCATATCAACTGCGACATGAATTATTCTGGAATTCCTCCTTGATTGAGATGTTTCGTCACCTCGTGAAATCCCAACAGAAAGCAGTTCCAGATTGTACTATACTAGACCCCATTACCCACAACGCTGTTTTTGCTGCAGGAGGCCGAccgtttcttctccaccgATCCCACACTGCCGTGGAACAAGAGGATCCTCAGGCGAAGATCATACGTTGGAAGCCATTGTGCAGAAGTGTGAGCCGGAAAGATTGGGTGCAGAGCCGGGGGGTATATACACTGTAGACAACAGATGAGGGCCCATGACTCGGTCTTgccagagagagaaagctgCAAGTGGCGAGAATGGGAAAGCCCTGATTCACGACAAATCCGAGGCCGCCCACCTCTCCCCGGCATGAACCTGGCCCAGTCAGCAAGACTCAGATGGGCCTCTCCATGACTCGTTCTTCGCCAAGGATTGAGTTCTGTTGATTCTGCACCTTCCGGACAGGACCAGTGGCTGCAGGAAAAGGGACAAAAAATTGGTATTCATGACGGCCCGGTGAGGGACTTGAGAGGCATCCAGAAGCCCTGGAGCTGCAGCAAACAGGGGACCCCCCTCCAGCCTTTCCCCTTGATAAACGCACATCGCAAAGTCTTCCGATGGCTTGACTGTGCAGTGGCGTGCGAGAATTGCAACGGGGAGCCCCGGAAGACGATGCCGCTCGATAGACGAGAGGTGTCGTACAGGAACCGGGTCGATCATCCGCGCGGGCGCTGGTTGACCAGAAAACCCCCCAGCGGCTGCTGTACACCACTAGAGACGCATGCTGATCTGCAGGACGGGGAGAACAAAAGCACCGGTCAGGAGAGAAGTCAGCAACTAAATGCGAGTCAAGTCGGAGGTTGACCATCGTTTGAGGCCATCATGTTTCCAGGATGGACGTAGAAAGAGAGTTGAGTTCCGTGACACATGCACGAGGCTCCCGGTACCTTCGGCCTGAGTAGGCCCGAGCCACGTCGATCCTCCGACATAACCACTTCTTTTCAGGTATCTCACGACGCACACGATACTCTTGCCGCGTCCGCGAAACCAAGTGTACCAAGTGAGACGTTGACTATACTCAGATTGCCATGAGCGCGCTACTTGAAACCTCTCTGGGCGATATCGTGATCGATCTCCTGGTCGACGAATCGCCCAAGGCCTGTGAAAAGTAAGCGCTTTTCCTTTCCACCGCCCATGCCGCGTCCGCGCCCAAGTCCCCCCCAGATTGCTGCTATATTGTTGCTGAACCCATTCACTAAGCTCTTCCCTGTCTCGTCCCCTAGCTTCCTGAAGCTCTGCAAAATTAAATATTACAATTTCGCGCCCGTCCACAGCGTCCAGAAAGACTTTAGTTTCCAAACCGGCGACCCGCTTGGCCCCGACGCGCCCGGCAGCGATGGCGGCTCTTCGATCTGGGGTGTCCTCGATGGGCCCTCAAAGCGCACCTTTCCGATCGATATCCCACCCAAGATGAAGCACACGGAGCGTGGAACCGTCAGTTTGGCCACGGTGCCGTCACCGAATGACCCCGACCAACGAGTGGCCGGCAGCCAGTTCTTGATCACGCTAGGGGACAACTTGGACTacctcgacggtaaggcgGCCATCTTCGGGAAAGTCGTGGAGGGATTCGATGTCCTTGAGAAGATCAATGGATCATTTGTCGATGACCGTGGCCGGCCATTAAAGGATATTCGGATCCGGCATACGGTGGTCCTCGACGACCCATTCGATGACCCTGCGGGACTTGTTGAGCCACCCGAGAGTCCCCTACCCACAAAAGCGCAATTGGACACGGTGCGCAtcgccgacgatgaggaattggacgaagagatggatgaagctgccctggagaagctgcgcCGTGAGCGCGAGGCACGTGCTCAGGCGTTGACACTGGAGATGGTGGGAGACTTGCCCTTTGCAGATGTCAAGCCTCCTGAGAATGTGCTTTTCGTGTGCAAGCTGAATCCAGTGACACAAGGTTTGTTTCCTTCGCATCCATTTATTTCATCCAGCCTTTTACCGCTGACACCATCTGTAGATGAGGATCTGCAATTGATATTCAGTCGCTTCGGAACGATTTTGTCCTGTGAAGTCATCCGAGACAAGCGAACCGGGGACAGCTTGCAGTACGCTTTTGTGGAATTTGAGAACCAAAAGGACTGCGAGCAGGCCTACTTTAAAATGCAGGGTGTTCTGATTGACGACCATCGTATCCATGTCGATTTCTCACAGAGTGTAAGTGTGGTCTCTCGTCTCGTCTACCGATTCTCACAGTCTGCAttggaaccccccccccaatataacttctctctctctatacGAAGGACTCTGCTGACACCTGAATTCAGGTGTCAAAACTATCCGATACCTGGCGCAACGCAACAGTTGCCAAGCGCCAGCAGCGCGGTGGATTTGGCGGTGTTGCCGACCTTGAACAGAAGCGCCAGTATCGG
The nucleotide sequence above comes from Penicillium oxalicum strain HP7-1 chromosome II, whole genome shotgun sequence. Encoded proteins:
- a CDS encoding Peptidyl-prolyl cis-trans isomerase-like 4; the encoded protein is MSALLETSLGDIVIDLLVDESPKACENPPQIAAILLLNPFTKLFPVSSPSFLKLCKIKYYNFAPVHSVQKDFSFQTGDPLGPDAPGSDGGSSIWGVLDGPSKRTFPIDIPPKMKHTERGTVSLATVPSPNDPDQRVAGSQFLITLGDNLDYLDGKAAIFGKVVEGFDVLEKINGSFVDDRGRPLKDIRIRHTVVLDDPFDDPAGLVEPPESPLPTKAQLDTVRIADDEELDEEMDEAALEKLRREREARAQALTLEMVGDLPFADVKPPENVLFVCKLNPVTQDEDLQLIFSRFGTILSCEVIRDKRTGDSLQYAFVEFENQKDCEQAYFKMQGVLIDDHRIHVDFSQSVSKLSDTWRNATVAKRQQRGGFGGVADLEQKRQYRVSDDSHATDGDRAYNMVFDRSRGRRAVHGAIHTVTGGAAAALGAETPTHLTTGDETQVGVPVVETLTEGIVIASAVIVDAIEMILEITIGVVVMTDMDGGDELAQCILMG